The following coding sequences are from one Rhodobiaceae bacterium window:
- the prmA gene encoding ribosomal protein L11 methyltransferase produces the protein MKLQTDDLSAAKENPFAFIRARTALHEPPLVPELRLHLATEGDALWQMGEEELTATGLPAPFWAFAWAGGQALARYLLDNPDIIAQQRVLDFGSGSGLVGLAALRAGATSVLAADIDVFACAAAELNAQANNVLLSTTAQDLVGQDGPWDVILVGDMCYEQPLAGEVETWLQEQARKGIDVFIGDPGRTYLPKDRLRKVISYAVKTSRELEDTDVRNTSVWQFS, from the coding sequence TTGAAGCTGCAAACTGACGACCTATCTGCTGCCAAGGAAAACCCATTCGCGTTCATCCGGGCTCGCACAGCACTGCACGAGCCTCCTCTCGTGCCGGAGCTGCGTTTGCATCTGGCAACCGAGGGCGATGCCCTCTGGCAGATGGGCGAGGAAGAGCTGACGGCTACAGGCCTGCCAGCCCCCTTCTGGGCCTTTGCCTGGGCAGGTGGTCAAGCACTCGCCCGCTATCTGCTCGACAATCCGGACATCATTGCCCAGCAGAGAGTGCTCGACTTTGGGTCCGGGTCGGGCCTTGTCGGCCTCGCCGCCCTGCGCGCTGGCGCCACGTCAGTGCTCGCAGCCGATATTGATGTCTTTGCCTGCGCCGCGGCAGAGCTCAATGCGCAGGCAAACAATGTTTTGCTCTCAACAACCGCGCAAGATCTCGTCGGTCAAGATGGTCCGTGGGATGTCATTCTTGTGGGCGACATGTGCTACGAACAACCGCTTGCCGGTGAGGTGGAAACATGGCTGCAGGAACAAGCGCGCAAGGGGATTGACGTGTTCATCGGAGATCCGGGCCGCACCTATCTTCCCAAGGATCGACTTCGGAAAGTCATTTCCTACGCGGTGAAAACATCGCGGGAGCTGGAAGATACAGACGTGCGGAACACATCTGTTTGGCA